DNA sequence from the Sulfurimonas sediminis genome:
TGCTTCTTTTATTTTTTCTTTAAAACTTAAAGTTATTCTTATAATAAAAACGATACTATTTAATTTAAAAAAATATAAAGGATTGTTATGCATACAGCTCTTCACAAAGCTTTTACAATGATAGAACTCATATTTGTCATTGTTATTTTAGGTATTTTGGCAGCTGTAGCCATTCCTAAATTGGCTGCAACAAGAGGCGATGCCCAAGTCTCTAAAATAGCAATGAACATAATGACAGGGGCATCTGAAATCGCTTCGTATGCCATGAGTCAGGCAAAAACTGAAGACAATCTTTCTGTTATGTCCAATGCGGTTGCTAATATGGAAGCAAGTGGAGAAGCGAGTATTTCAACTGCTGAAAAAAAAGCAGTTATTCAAGTCGGTTCTGTCAATGATTGTGCTACAATACAGGTACAGACAGGTGCAAATGATGATAATCTAACGATTTCCTTTGGCGATCCTGGCAGTGACACACTCTGTGTTGGACTGCAAGGGGCAATAGATGCTTCACAATACCCAATGAAGCTTCGTGGAACATCTGTTAATTATTGAAAAAAGGTTATACGTTTATGAAGAAATCAAAACAGGCACCCCAAGGGCACTCGTTGCACAGCGCTTTTACAATGATAGAACTTGTTTTTGTCATTGTTGTATTGGGCATCCTGGCAAGTATTGCCATTCCAAAGTTTGCCGCAACAAGAACAGATGCACAGATAAGTAAAGCGCGCGCCGATATTGCTTCGGTGCGTTCTGCAATTTTGACAGACAGACAGGCGCACATTATCAAAGGCGACCCGGATTATATCTCTGGTTTGAGTCAAAACAGTACAACTCTTTTTGACGGGAACGGAACCAGAGAGCTTTTAATGTATGGTATAAAAGCCGGAAATACAGAGGGGCATTGGAGTACCACAGATAATGCTGCACCTTATTTGCATTATGTATATAAAGTGGGCGGTCAAGACTGTGCCTTTACTTATAACCCTACAACAGGAAGATTTGATTTAAATGCCAGTCAAGATACAATTTGCGATAAACTAGTAGATTAAAAGATAACTTGAAGTACTACAAAGTAGCTATCACAGGCTCTCCTCTCGGTGAGTTTACCTACGAATCATTACAAAAGATAGAAACAGGAACACAGGTAAGTGTAGCTGTGCGAAACAGAGTACTAAACGGCGTTGTTATTGCTACATGCAAACAGCCTGATTTTAAAACCCATGAAATTTTAGAAGTACATGCGTTTCGTTTTTCAGACAAACAGCTTGCACTTGCCAGGTTTATAGCCTCTTATTATATCTGTTCTTTAGGTGATGCTTTTGCATTAATGCTGCCTTACGAAATAACAGCTGGCACTGAAGCAGCAGCCCTCGGAACCCAGACTTCAGTCTGGGCTGTGCGTCATAAGAACACAAAAAGCACCTCAAAAATTATACTTTCATCAAAACAGGAAAATGCACTCACTTTCTTAAAACAACACAAAGTTTCCCTTCTTTTCGGCGATACAGGCAGCGGAAAAACAGAAGTCTATATGAAATACTTTGAACAGATGGCAGAAAGAGGAAAGACATCCATCTTTTTAATGCCTGAAATCTCTCTGACACCACAGATGTCCAAACGCCTCAAAGAACATTTTGGTGAAGATTTTGTCATGTGGCATTCAAAACTCACACCCCTGGCAAAGAAAAAAGCACTTGCCAAAATATACGCAGGAGAAGCAAAGATCATTGCCGGTGCACGTTCAGCTCTCTTTTTACCTGTAAAAAATTTGGGACTTATTATTGTCGATGAAGAGCATGATGAGAGTTACAAGTCATCTTCGCGTCCTCGGTACAATGCAAGAGATTTAGCCATTTATATGGGCAAACTTTATGATGTTCCTGTAGTGCTTGGCAGTGCGACACCCTCTTTGACCTCTTATGTAAAATTTCCACATTTCAGACTCAAAGGCGGGCATTTTAGCTCCGAGAAAAGTTTTCTGTACGAAAAAAGTCCCGAAAGCCTCTCCCCTGTGGTTTTACAAAATTTACAAAAAATTTTAGAAAAAAAAGAGCAGGCTATCGTCTTTTTGCCGACACGCGCCAATTTTAAATATTTGCAGTGTCAAGACTGCGGGCATACAATAAAATGTGCCTTTTGCAGTGTCGGTATGAGTGTGCATCAGCACTCGCGCGCTTTGAAATGCCATTATTGTAATTTTACACAGGCAATCCCTCAGGTCTGTCCAGAGTGCCACAGTCCGAATTTATCGAGTGCAAGACTCGGAACAGCAGAAGCGGTGAAAATTTTACAAGAAATTTTGCCGAGTGCAAGAGTAGAACAGTTTGACCGGGATGTCATTACCACAGCAAACAAACTCAAAAAAGCATTAAAACGTTTTAATGACAAAGAGAGTGATATTCTTGTCGGTACCCAAATGCTCTCAAAAGGACATGATTATCACGGAGTTACTTTGGCTGTGGTACTTGGGATGGACAATATGCTGAACATGGGTGATTACCGTGCACGGGAAAAAGCGCTCTCTTCTTTGATTCAGGTAGCGGGACGAAGCGGACGGGCAAAAGATGCCAAAGTCATCGTGCAGACTTTCAATGAGGATTTTTTCAAGACCTACATAGAGAGGTATGAAGATTTTTTGGAAGAAGAAAAGGTTTTCAGACAAGAGCTGTATCCGCCCTATAAAAAACTGTGTCGTATTTTGTTTGCGCATAAAAACGGTCTCAAAGCACAAGACGCCATGCGGCAAATGCATGAAAATCTGCTTACATGTAAAGGTATAGAGATAGTAGGTGCAAAAAAATGTGCCATAGAGAAAGTGGCAAACAAATACAGATTTGAGATACTGCTTCGGGCTGACAAAAGTACGGATATTATAAAAGCGGTGAAGTCTGCAAAAGTAGATTTGGCGGAAATAGACATGGACCCGATAGAGTTTGGGTAGAGTGTATTGGGCTTATGTGCCACACAGTCGGTACTAAATTTTTGACTTGTTTTGCCGTAAAGCCCGCACTGAAGTACGGGTTCCGAAGGGGGAAAAGAAACTCGGAATCGGTACTTTCTATGCTAAAGCATGACTTAGAAAAAAACTAAATTTTTTTCTGTACTACCGGCCTTTTTTAGTATCAAAAAACCAGTAAAATGCCAAAGAAACACCCGTTGTCTTTTGATAGCTTTCATCAAACATAAACTTTTTTGCTTCACTTAACGGAATATAAATAACTTCTATCTCCTCTTCTTCGAGACCGCCGCCGTCAGTGACCTTCATACATTCATCAATTTCGGCATAATAGAGTGTCTGATGTGTGCCTGATATGCCGACACTGGTGTAAAAAGCACTGATTTTTTCCAAATTTTGCACAGGTACGTCGTACCCGCACTCTTCCAAAATCTCCTCTTTTGCTATTTGCTCTATGGAGCACTCTTTGTCAACAATGCCGGCACAGAGTTCATACATGTAACCGTTGTTCTGATTTTTGTTCAGCACGGTAGCGCGGAGCTGCTTGACAAGGACAAAGGCATCTTTTTGTGTATGATAGAGCAGTATGGCAACACTGTCATGGGAAAGGACAGCTTCCCACTTTTTTGCTACACCGTTTTGTGTGTAGTTTATCTCTACCGGTTTGACAAAATTTGGCTCTTTGAGCTCTTTTATGGAAGTTATTTTACCCATTGTTTTTTTCCTTTAAAAGGTGGATGTAAGACATGTTTTCAAAAGGCGGGCGTTTTTTATAGGCTGTTTTGTTGTTGAGGTGAAGATTGACACTTTCATCATAGTTTTTCTTTAATCGTAAAAATGCTTTTTTTGCTTTGCCTTTGAGCTTTTTGGTCGTTACCTGCACAACTCTGAGCGGATTGATGGCGCGTCCTCTTTTTCTGAGTTCAAAATGCAGGTGTGGTCCGGTTGAGCGGCCTGTGGAACCGACATAGCCTATAGTCTGTCCTTTTTTTACACGTCTGCCCCTGTGAATACCTCTGCGGAATGATTTTAAGTGGGCATAGCGTGTTTCATAGCCGTCAGCATGGCGTATTTTTATAAGATTGCCATAGCTTCCCATTCTTGAAGCCCATACAATGACTCCTCTGCCTGCTGCAATAACCGGTGTTCCGCGCCTTGCAGCATAGTCAACACCAAGATGTGCTTTCCATTTATGCAGCACAGGGTGCCATCTTCTTTTTGTAAAATAAGAAGATATTCTGGCTCCCCTTACCGGACGGGCAAGTAGAAAACCTTCGACTTCATGGGCTTTTTCATCATAATAGCGTCCGTCACTGTTGAGGTAGATAAAGTGTTTTTTATGATGCATCTCTATCATGGCGACTTTTAAAGTCGGCATGGAAAAGGGCTCTCCCAAACGATATTTCTGCTCATAAATCATAACGAGTTCATCGCCTTTGCGAATATCATTTTTAAAGTTCAGGGAGTGTTTGAAACTGGAAACAAATATCTGTGCCAGTTTTTTGGAGCCTGTCTCTTTTAAAATATTGTACATCGGCGAACTTGTTATTGTTGTGTAAAAAGCTTCTGTTTTTGTTGTGCTTATAATGGGAATAGCTTCAAATTTGTAGCTTTTGTCATCTTTGTATATATGAATTTGCAGTTCATCATTCAAAGGCAGCAGAATCTGTTCTATCTCTTCTTTGACATCTTTTAAAATCTGGTAATGAATGCCTGCACGCATCTCCTCTGTGAGTCTTTGGTCATCCTTGTCAAGATTGTAGTAAAGCGGTCGCAAGGGAAGATTGTGGTTTTGTAAAAAATCCAGATAAGTTTCTCCGTTACTCCAACGGTATCTGTCCACATGGGCAGCAAAAGAGGAGGTAATCAGTAAAAAAAATATGAAAAATCGTATCATAAATATAAGCCTAGAATAAATAATTTGCAAAGATTATCAAATTTTGGCTTAGTCTGAGGTTTGTTTGATATAATCATAAACAAAAAATCAAAGAAGAAACATGAAATATATACTTTTATTGACGATACTTGCCTTGGAAGTTTTTGGCGCTGTTATAAAATCACCTGTAGTCTCAGTTGATAATCAAAATGAAACTGCAACCATAAAAACAGGTAAAATAGATGTCGGTGTCAGTGGTTTTGTTGTGCATCACATTAGCCCTGAGCACAGTGCCATTGTTAGAAATGCTGTTGTGCAGAGTTTTGATGCACAAACAAAGACGGCAACCATTAAAATGAGTGCATTTACTGCCTTGCAAAACAGTGCTTTGCCACATGGAAAATGGCAACCTCAGGTCGGTGATACGGTAGAATTGGCATTTGGTTACTCCCGTTCACTGCTTATTGCTCCCAATGAAGAGATTTATTATAAAATTACCAAAAGTGTACAAACACAATGGATTCATCCGGACCTTTTTGCAACGGTTCTTTCTTTTAGGGGACATCCGACACCTTTAAAAGAGGACTTTGAAGCGATGGCGGATGCCAGCAGTGTGGGACTGCTTTTTATATATCTCAATCAAAAAGTATATACGCTCGACATTAAAAGTTTTAAAATCCTAAGCATTAGTGATGCAAAACTCAAACAAGACAAAGTACATCTTCCTTTTTATACGCGTGTCAACAACATAGATGCTGCATGGTGGGGAGCAGGGAGCTCGAGACTCAAAAGTTATGCGCCTCATTATTATGAGCTTTTGGTTGCAAATAACAAAACGAACAAAGAACTCTACAGTATTATAAAAAACGGTGATGCCAAGTTGCATTATTTACTTGATGAATTTGAACTAGGAAAATAAAATGATAGATAAAAAACATTTACAACACTTTACAAATATTGTCGGTGAAGAGAATATTTACAGTGACAAGGCACATTTGCTTGCCTATTCGTATGATGCGACGCGTGAGCATTTTGAACCTGATGCGGTTGTGTTTCCAAGAGATGAAGCGGATGTCAGCGAAATACTTAAATACTGCAACGAACATCAAATTGTTATAGTGCCTCGCGGTGCAGGTTCGGGTTTTACGGGTGGAGCGCTTCCTAGTAAGGGCGGAATTGTGCTAGCGATGGAAAAACATATGAATAAAATCTTAGAAATAGATATGAAAAATATGGTCGCCATAGTTCAACCGGGTGTTATCAACATGGATTTGCAAAAAAAAGTCGAAGAAGTAGGGCTTTTTTATCCGCCGGATCCTGCGAGTCAGGACTATTCAACCATCGGTGGCAATGTGAGTGAAAATGCCGGCGGTATGCGCGCTGCAAAATACGGTATCACAAAAGACTATGTGATGGCGACACGGGCTGTTTTGCCAAACGGTGATGTCATTAAAGCAGGCAAACGTACGATTAAAGATGTGGCAGGATACAACATCAGCGGTATTTTGATTGCGAGTGAGGGGACTTTGGCCGTGCTTACGGAAATCACGCTCAAACTCATCCCAAAACCGAAAATGACAAAAACGGCGATGGGTATATTTGCGACGGTCAATGATGCGATGGAAGCAGTCTATAAAACGATGGCAAGCGGAATCACGCCTGTTGCAATGGAATTTTTGGATAATTTGACAATTCGTGCCGTAGAAGAGACTTTTCATAAAGGTCTGCCAGTTGATGCGGGAGCCTTGCTTGTTACAGATGTTGACGGAAACCTTGAGGATGACTTGGATTTTCAGCTTGCACAGATTGAAAAAGTATTTCGTGAAAACGGCTGCAGTGATTTTAAAGTGGCAAAAGATGACAAAGAGGCGGCAGACATCTGGTTTGCCCGTCGAAATGCTTCACCGTCACTCAGCATTTACGGCAGTAAAAAACTCAATGAAGATGTAACAGTGCCGCGTTCGGCACTGCCGGAACTGCTTGAGAAATTTTATGCAATTGCAGACAAATACAATGTCAAAATCCCGTGTTTTGGACATACGGGTGACGGAAATGTGCATACAAATGTTATGGTTGACGGGAGTGACCCTGAGCAGGTGAAAATTGCCTACAAAGCGATAGAAGAGGTGTTTCAGGCAACGATTGATTTGGGCGGAACACTCTCTGGTGAGCACGGAATAGGACTTGCAAAGGCACCGTACATGAAAATGGCTTTCACAGATGCAGAAATGGCGCTGTTTAAATCCATCAAAAAAGCATTTGATCCGAACAATATCTTAAACCCTGCAAAAATGGGGCTTGACTAACAGGTCATGAATGAAAAGCTGACAAAATATATAAAACCTGTAAAAATATTTGTCAGTTCTTTTGTTGACAAAGAGTTGACGCTCTTTGCCGCGAGTCTGAGCTTTTATACGATTTTTACCATTATTCCTCTTTTGCTGATTGTGATGGCAATTTTGACTGCTTTGCCTTCTTTTGCTGATTATTATGAAAAAATTCAGGGTTTTATTTTCTCAAATCTTATGCCTGTGAACTCTGATACGGTTATGTTTCAGATAAACGGATTTTTACAAAATGCTTCTAAAATGGGAGCCATAGGATTTGTGGCAATTTTAGTCTCTTCACTGCTCTTTTTCAAAAATTTTGAATACATTGCCAACAGAATTTTTCATGCAAAACCAAGAAATTTGTGGGAGAGTATAACGACCTACTGGACACTCTTGACGCTGACACCTATTGCGCTTGGTGTCTCTTTTTACATTACCGGTTATATTGCAACACTGATGGCTTCAAACTCTCTGACCTCTGGGCTTAATATTTTGCCTTTGGTTCCTTATATTATTATTTGGGGATTATTTTTTCTGATTTTTCAAATAGCTGCCAATGCAAAAATCAATCCCAAAGCTTCGGCAATAAGCTCTTTTATTGTCTCGGTAATTTTTAGTTTAAGTAAAAATGCTTTTATTTACTATGTCTTTTTAAATAAATCCTATACGACTATGTACGGCTCCTTTGCTATTTTAATGTTTTTATTTCTATGGATTTATGTCTCATGGATTATCTTTTTGTACGGTCTGAAACTATGCCACATTATAGATGAAATATACAAAAAGAAGCAGCGTATAGCCGAGTAAGGCATAGAGTGCTTTTTTGCTAAATACGGCTGCGAGTGAAAGTAGAACCTCTATAATGAGATAAACCTTTGCAAGTGTGTGTTGCAGAGCATGTGTGTTCACATGTAAGAGGTAAGCCAAAGGGACATCTAAAAGATTTCCCAGGCCTATTACATGTAATGCAATTGCCAAGGGGTAAAAGAGCGTAAAAAGTGTTGTCCATAAAATCGAAAGGGGATGATATAGGCTGAAGTTGCCAAATATTGCCATAGAAAAAGGAAGCATCATCAAATAAACCCAAAAGGGCAGGAGTAAAAACTGTGTAAGCTTACTGCACGCTTTACAATGAATCAAAAACCAAAAGATGTAAAAAACACCACTGACTGAAAGCCAAAAACCTATACTGAGCAGGAGCTTTGGAAAAAGTGCAAGAAGTAAAAACACGGTAAGCAGGAGTGTCTGCATCGAGATGATGTGCATGCCTCTGTCATACAATACAAAACCGACGACAAGCATTACATAGGCTCTCAGTAGTGAAGGCGGTGAATCTAAAAAGAGCAAATAGCCAAGCAAAACCAAACTGATAAAGGCAAAACTGTCTCTTTTATAGCTTCTGTAGGGAAAGTATCTGTTTTGTAAAAATTTATAAGGGTATTTAAACAGAAAAAATAAAAGAGTAGCCAAAACACCCAAATGAAAACCGCTGATGGCGATGAGGTGTGAAATACCGAGGTTGGAAAAGTGTGTCTGTATAGATGTTGGAAGGGGAAGTGCCAAAAACAGTGCCTTATAGAGTTTGGCAATTTCACTGCTTGTGTGTTGCGTATCTATAAACGAGGCCGTTTTTTGTTTGAGAGTAGGCTTTTCATAGATTTTAAGTATTTTGCTAAAGGCAAAAAAAACTTTGAGATACTCTTTGAAGCTGATGTTTCCTGCCCACAGCTCTACATGTAAACGTTTGTTTTGAAGATTTTGAAGATTTTTCTTTGCGACTGTATAAAAAACAAATCCGTCATCACTCTTGAGTTTTAAAACTTTATAGCTTTTTATTTTTCCGTTTTTTGTCAACTTTGTTTTATTGTAGGCTTTAACAACGGTGACGTCAGAAAGTTGGGAATCAAATTTTGTAAGCTGTTTGTATTTGTAGTACTCATAAGAGAGGGAAAAACTAAGAAGGGTGAAAAAAAGTCCCACAAAGAAAAAGTAATCTTTTTTTGCACTAAAAAGTGTTACTTTCTCAACGGTTTGCATTTAGATAGAGGGCATCTCTACCTGTGGCATCTCGATATTGGCTGATTTTGTATCGACATTTTCATAGACTGTCTCAACCCCCTGTGCATAGCCAGGCGCATCCACAAAGCGCGTAAGCTTTTTTTGAAAAATGAGTTTGACATGTCCCGTCGGACCGTTTCTCTGCTTGCCGATGATGATTTCGGCATCTTCTTCCTCTTTTTCTATATAGGTGGAGGTAAATTCTTTGCCCTCGGCACGGGCGGCTTTTTCACGCTCTTTTTCTTCTTTGTAGAGGTAGACATCATCACGGTAGACAAAGAGAATGATGTCGGCATCCTGCTCAATAGAACCCGATTCACGAATATCACTTAGCATCGGACGCTTGTCGTTACGGCTTTCTAATCCACGGTTAAGCTGCGAAAGGGCTACAATAGGCATTTCAAGTTCACGCGCAAGCATCTTGAGCCCACGTGAAATTTCTGAGACCTGCAGGTGTCTGTCCTGTGAGCCGATTCCCTGCATAATCTGGAGGTAGTCAATCACGGCTATTTCAATCTCGGGATGCTGGTTTTTGAGCTTTCTGAGTTTTGAGCGGAGCTGGTTGATGTTCAAACTCCCCTGATCGTCCACAAAGAGTTTTGCATCATTCATTCTGTCTATAGCCCCGTTGAGGTTGGACCACTGGTCATCATTCATATCCCCCACACGAAGCTTTTGCAAAGGAATGGAGGTCTGAA
Encoded proteins:
- a CDS encoding YihY family inner membrane protein → MNEKLTKYIKPVKIFVSSFVDKELTLFAASLSFYTIFTIIPLLLIVMAILTALPSFADYYEKIQGFIFSNLMPVNSDTVMFQINGFLQNASKMGAIGFVAILVSSLLFFKNFEYIANRIFHAKPRNLWESITTYWTLLTLTPIALGVSFYITGYIATLMASNSLTSGLNILPLVPYIIIWGLFFLIFQIAANAKINPKASAISSFIVSVIFSLSKNAFIYYVFLNKSYTTMYGSFAILMFLFLWIYVSWIIFLYGLKLCHIIDEIYKKKQRIAE
- a CDS encoding FAD-linked oxidase C-terminal domain-containing protein, which gives rise to MIDKKHLQHFTNIVGEENIYSDKAHLLAYSYDATREHFEPDAVVFPRDEADVSEILKYCNEHQIVIVPRGAGSGFTGGALPSKGGIVLAMEKHMNKILEIDMKNMVAIVQPGVINMDLQKKVEEVGLFYPPDPASQDYSTIGGNVSENAGGMRAAKYGITKDYVMATRAVLPNGDVIKAGKRTIKDVAGYNISGILIASEGTLAVLTEITLKLIPKPKMTKTAMGIFATVNDAMEAVYKTMASGITPVAMEFLDNLTIRAVEETFHKGLPVDAGALLVTDVDGNLEDDLDFQLAQIEKVFRENGCSDFKVAKDDKEAADIWFARRNASPSLSIYGSKKLNEDVTVPRSALPELLEKFYAIADKYNVKIPCFGHTGDGNVHTNVMVDGSDPEQVKIAYKAIEEVFQATIDLGGTLSGEHGIGLAKAPYMKMAFTDAEMALFKSIKKAFDPNNILNPAKMGLD
- a CDS encoding plasminogen-binding N-terminal domain-containing protein — protein: MKYILLLTILALEVFGAVIKSPVVSVDNQNETATIKTGKIDVGVSGFVVHHISPEHSAIVRNAVVQSFDAQTKTATIKMSAFTALQNSALPHGKWQPQVGDTVELAFGYSRSLLIAPNEEIYYKITKSVQTQWIHPDLFATVLSFRGHPTPLKEDFEAMADASSVGLLFIYLNQKVYTLDIKSFKILSISDAKLKQDKVHLPFYTRVNNIDAAWWGAGSSRLKSYAPHYYELLVANNKTNKELYSIIKNGDAKLHYLLDEFELGK
- a CDS encoding NUDIX domain-containing protein, whose product is MGKITSIKELKEPNFVKPVEINYTQNGVAKKWEAVLSHDSVAILLYHTQKDAFVLVKQLRATVLNKNQNNGYMYELCAGIVDKECSIEQIAKEEILEECGYDVPVQNLEKISAFYTSVGISGTHQTLYYAEIDECMKVTDGGGLEEEEIEVIYIPLSEAKKFMFDESYQKTTGVSLAFYWFFDTKKGR
- a CDS encoding type II secretion system protein, which translates into the protein MKKSKQAPQGHSLHSAFTMIELVFVIVVLGILASIAIPKFAATRTDAQISKARADIASVRSAILTDRQAHIIKGDPDYISGLSQNSTTLFDGNGTRELLMYGIKAGNTEGHWSTTDNAAPYLHYVYKVGGQDCAFTYNPTTGRFDLNASQDTICDKLVD
- a CDS encoding ComEC/Rec2 family competence protein encodes the protein MQTVEKVTLFSAKKDYFFFVGLFFTLLSFSLSYEYYKYKQLTKFDSQLSDVTVVKAYNKTKLTKNGKIKSYKVLKLKSDDGFVFYTVAKKNLQNLQNKRLHVELWAGNISFKEYLKVFFAFSKILKIYEKPTLKQKTASFIDTQHTSSEIAKLYKALFLALPLPTSIQTHFSNLGISHLIAISGFHLGVLATLLFFLFKYPYKFLQNRYFPYRSYKRDSFAFISLVLLGYLLFLDSPPSLLRAYVMLVVGFVLYDRGMHIISMQTLLLTVFLLLALFPKLLLSIGFWLSVSGVFYIFWFLIHCKACSKLTQFLLLPFWVYLMMLPFSMAIFGNFSLYHPLSILWTTLFTLFYPLAIALHVIGLGNLLDVPLAYLLHVNTHALQHTLAKVYLIIEVLLSLAAVFSKKALYALLGYTLLLFVYFIYNVA
- a CDS encoding primosomal protein N'; its protein translation is MKYYKVAITGSPLGEFTYESLQKIETGTQVSVAVRNRVLNGVVIATCKQPDFKTHEILEVHAFRFSDKQLALARFIASYYICSLGDAFALMLPYEITAGTEAAALGTQTSVWAVRHKNTKSTSKIILSSKQENALTFLKQHKVSLLFGDTGSGKTEVYMKYFEQMAERGKTSIFLMPEISLTPQMSKRLKEHFGEDFVMWHSKLTPLAKKKALAKIYAGEAKIIAGARSALFLPVKNLGLIIVDEEHDESYKSSSRPRYNARDLAIYMGKLYDVPVVLGSATPSLTSYVKFPHFRLKGGHFSSEKSFLYEKSPESLSPVVLQNLQKILEKKEQAIVFLPTRANFKYLQCQDCGHTIKCAFCSVGMSVHQHSRALKCHYCNFTQAIPQVCPECHSPNLSSARLGTAEAVKILQEILPSARVEQFDRDVITTANKLKKALKRFNDKESDILVGTQMLSKGHDYHGVTLAVVLGMDNMLNMGDYRAREKALSSLIQVAGRSGRAKDAKVIVQTFNEDFFKTYIERYEDFLEEEKVFRQELYPPYKKLCRILFAHKNGLKAQDAMRQMHENLLTCKGIEIVGAKKCAIEKVANKYRFEILLRADKSTDIIKAVKSAKVDLAEIDMDPIEFG
- a CDS encoding peptidoglycan DD-metalloendopeptidase family protein, producing the protein MIRFFIFFLLITSSFAAHVDRYRWSNGETYLDFLQNHNLPLRPLYYNLDKDDQRLTEEMRAGIHYQILKDVKEEIEQILLPLNDELQIHIYKDDKSYKFEAIPIISTTKTEAFYTTITSSPMYNILKETGSKKLAQIFVSSFKHSLNFKNDIRKGDELVMIYEQKYRLGEPFSMPTLKVAMIEMHHKKHFIYLNSDGRYYDEKAHEVEGFLLARPVRGARISSYFTKRRWHPVLHKWKAHLGVDYAARRGTPVIAAGRGVIVWASRMGSYGNLIKIRHADGYETRYAHLKSFRRGIHRGRRVKKGQTIGYVGSTGRSTGPHLHFELRKRGRAINPLRVVQVTTKKLKGKAKKAFLRLKKNYDESVNLHLNNKTAYKKRPPFENMSYIHLLKEKNNG
- a CDS encoding prepilin-type N-terminal cleavage/methylation domain-containing protein, which gives rise to MHTALHKAFTMIELIFVIVILGILAAVAIPKLAATRGDAQVSKIAMNIMTGASEIASYAMSQAKTEDNLSVMSNAVANMEASGEASISTAEKKAVIQVGSVNDCATIQVQTGANDDNLTISFGDPGSDTLCVGLQGAIDASQYPMKLRGTSVNY